The nucleotide window acaaaaactaAACTTTCTTAACTCCAGATATTTAGGTTATATTGAACGATAATAAATTGTACACAGCCGGAAAATGACGCACACAAAACcatgttgttaaatttttgtttgttttataaattaaatatgtattgcatTTAAAATAAGTACGGAAAAACTTACTGTTGAATAATGGGTGGCAAATTGCTCTTGAATGAATATTCCTTGAGGTATACTACGCGTTAATGTCGAATAACCGCTGGCGCAAAACAGACCAGTATCTGCGAAGTTCGATACACGATTGCCTGAAATTCCAGTACTTTTGCTACGTTTAACATTGTTGGTAAAACTGTTATAATATCTAAATTGAAGTGACGCTATGGCTCTGTTATTTACAGCAGCTGGTATTTGACGTAATGATAAATGcatcattttaattattttttttttataacaggtGCCGGGCCACTCGAAGAATTCCAAACAGCAAGAAGGGATTAAATCAACTGAAAgcaatatgtttattttaaaacttattgGACAATAGATGAATGTGTGTGCTTACATGACGTGGATCCTtccttttgttttattaatttttctaattgatAAGATTCTTCTCATTTATGTCGCTCGCTAGTGGTCTTCATTGATAAACTTTTGATCTTTATTTCGACTGAGTTTTAGCTGATTGTGGTTGTGgcttaaaaataagtaaatctATTTCAtctattttgctttaaaattcatGTTAATAGATGTTTTTATACCGTTAGATTATTATGTTGTATTTTTcatcatacaaacaaaaaagaaaacaaaacaaagtaacAAACAAATCAAGCACAAAaaaaaacggggaaaatgtttgGGAATTAATGAAACATTTAATACTCTGAAAAGCCGATTTTAAACTATGTTCCAATGTAGGAGCAGATACCGaatttttatgcaatttaaATTGTGGAATTAACAGTATGGATGCTCTCATAATTATAAgcacaaaaacgttaaaatttctCATACATTTAGGAAATGATCTAATCattatgggtatcattgaatagtgcttgAAAATACCTTCTATATGATATATAAAATTCTTGAATTTTAACAGTACTTCCAAAAATTATGATACTGAAATAGTGATTTTAGCGAAGCTGTTgttcgatacaccccagagtttTAAGTCGCATCGCGCGGCAGATacagaaaatatgaatattaacaaaaacaattttatgaaaatatacagcccaattatgaaaaaaaattccccgggagtttttcccttttctcattttgcctattcaaattctatgttaaaaaaacgaaaagggaaaGAACTCCcggggatttttttttcatagctGATAAACTGTTACTAGAATatgaagaattattttttaaatattctttttgtCTTAAAGAATGTCTGGAACAAATCAATTTCccagtaacagtttatatttttattatttttttttgtctgtaaGAAttcatttttcgttttttgcctataatatccataccaggggcggggttatcggaaccctttacaaagtaattaaaaacatatttgccatctaaaataggttactatattttgatatccactatgtgatttgagaatttttgccctaaatttgaattttacataaaaaagcgttttttgaatggacctggtcccctaggtatccaaaattataaatttttttttcagtacaaACAGtacaaattcaaatgcatgtaattttggattcagtcatgatttttaaaaaattctttctttattagATATATATgatgttaatcctataaaagaaaaatggagaaaatcgggaaatatttggaaccgcggtcatcaaaacactggagtagggtgggtaaaaatgttgaaaatttaattttcaaatgcgaatatctcctaagctataagagataattgatagctatgacCAATTTGTATATACTAATTTTGACCATTGCAATTCATATTCCCCtgcagatacttttggattgaaaaataatgttaatgaatttttaactaTGACCTAAAatattcatttcatttcaatattgaaaattcattatatactttaaaaagagctatatttccattattacttaaaaatgacggattaaacattttagaagaaaaaattaatattgttgaaactatTTGAACACGTATGCTACCTGCATCCATATTATCAgattataaatgattaattttattaattattgggttaatataataaatatcaacaaaaataatccaagaaaaaaaaataattttttaaaaaatcgccaactagtctgtaaatcgccaattggaaattttggttccacgtttggcgagaaatcgccacatctgacagccctgAATACATGTTCTATTTCACTTTGGCATTGTTGCCTAATATAATCTCATAGATATTAGAGtaagacatacatacatgtatatagccatagggtaacattgagacgagacgtaattgtcagaaacctaagtctgttgtcaaaaacctaactcttgcaacaacgaAATAGAtgttacggccattttcacaattacctaactgtcggtttgtttaacggggaccatttaaccaatggttaccgatttacgtttcaccatcatttgattacttaagcaaagcattcagtagaaagtatggcaataatgcatacatttgtttacgaaaaatagtgtaatgaaagattgaaatataaaaaattttctaaaaagacggcataataaataataatttgtgttttattagttgtataataaaaaaaacgtataaaactcaaaactattatggtacctaactgtaaaatttacaatagGTATTGCGCATTTTTAGCAATAAACAAACTGAACAataattactgaaaaccaacaaggaaaagtggacatttgttgtttggtttgtaagtgaaATATCCGGTGGTATCTAGATCACCCCATGTAAAATTTCCTtatcttcgctttacacttttaaaaattataaatattactaaatataaatgtttttccatgttcttttattatatttcttacaattaagatgctaaccggcgaaatttgttcggttatatttaacagcaactttgttgttaaatagtgtcaattaagaattaatcgtacattgtgaaattcaaattagcctaacttgcggttaaagttcacgttaacttttaatcgtacattgtgaaaatggccgttagtttgaaaatacatatatttcacactgaaacaaattttggaattgCTGTTCATCATTAAGTTttatacaaagtaaattaataaagtagcgacagtactacaacaaatacaacatttacaaaaaccacaagcaattttgtttttggtttaaggtctgagctgtcaaaattgcctgttgttgtttttgcttttgggcttgttgtatttttcgccacaacaaccacaagtgaaatgacagttcagaccaaagtaaaaaaaatagtcagctgttctactgagtctactttattaatttactttggttttATACATTCATTTTTTGTTCTCTAACAATTAccaaaatatcaacaaataaACTGCTGAAAAGTATAGTTATTATATCTctaataattgttttattaaataatgaaatttatatcaattaatacaaacttttttgaaataaagaagCAATAGTTTGACCGGTCCTAGTTTTAAtcattattcaaatatttctcaagtacatacacaaatttaagctattattgtcattattttccttaaatattgctagttttcacacaaatttaaattgtacaaacaatttaaattttatagaaatttgggaaataaacaaaataattacaaattttcaaaaataaaaattttcctcCTATTTtggcttttttgttatttttctattttaaaattttcacatgttgctcacaaaattaaactgattttttgaattagtgaaaaaacttcacgggaatttctaaaaaaaatcccaCCTAGGAATCCTAGTTTTGGTACAATTAATGtcgaaaaagtacaatttttaatgctgaatggtacaatttttaaactgcaTTTGCCATCCCTGTTACTTACTTATTCTGTTTCtgacatttgttgtttttataaaacaacgACAAACGTTTTGTTTATCATTtgagtattattattatttttattaaaataaacattttaaattatggagGTCAcgaatgtaaaaaataaaaatgatggAATGCATTTGATAGTTGAAATCTGCTACAGTTTACCAAGATTACGAGAAGTTATGAAGCAATCCTGCCTGGCTGACAAATGTGATTTTTTGCAGAATTCGGAGGACGTAGAAGAggtaaaaatgatttaaattttttatagtatatttaatttatgtgaTTTTACCTACAAcagatttgtaaacaatttaataatctgttaaaaaataatgaattaaatCTTGATGAAATCACCAGTCTGTTTGTGGCGGCtggaataatttattttgtgaatGCTACTCCAGAAAATTTTGAATGGCGTTCTCATCTTTTGCAGAAAACATTTCAATATGTTGACACCCTAAGTCCAATGCATGTAAGAATAattaatgtttaacaaaattaatgtttaacattttaatgaatTACAGTTAAATTTGGCCACACAACGAATATGGGATGCATTTCAAACAGAGGGTATGGAATTTGTCTTTAACATTCTAACAATAAGTCATCATATATCGCTAGCCAGTGAAACTGGGAGGGCAATAGCCATTTGTTTGGTATGGAAGTTGGTTTGTGAGATCACGGAAACTACAACAGATATGTGTTCTTTTCATGAGTTTAGTGAATTGATAATTATGATTGATGAATTGGATAATGAGACGTTGCAAGAGGAAGATAATATACGGATTGTCTACGTGTTGGTACAAAGTTTTGGTTTCCTAATTAATGCTATAGTTTATGGTAAAAATGATGATTTAAAAAAGGCAGGCTATCGCAACTACTTTTCCTATACACAACGAGAGTTGGAAAAGTTAAAGAAATATGGTGAACACCTGACAAGTTTATTAAAGATCAACATTTTGGGGGATAATAATTTTGAGCTTAAAATGACAGTAAGTTGAAATTGTTTTCCAAAACtggatatttttttcttatcgTACAATTGCACTTTACAGATCATTGAATATATAAAAGTTAATATTATTGGTATTTTACAAGAGAAGATTTCTGAAATGCAAACGGCTTAATAAAGATGCtacattttttcttataaaagaacagtgtatgtatctatgtatgtgaTGAGAtaagttttgtaaaaattaaaaatggtaaGTTTGTAATGTAAGCTAAAGCTTAAAATTTAGCAATcttctttttaataaaacattttgttttacattACACTTTTTGTTTTCTTCCGAAAAACAGTCCTTCGAATAATTGAAACAAGTTTAGGAATTTTAAAGATGTACAAACATGTATTAGATGTGTTCGGTTactttccattaaaaaattacgcagtaatttttttagagagtaaaaataaattcactctatctaaaaatttaaattaataattttttaccacttttatggaaagaatttttaaatattttttatattgcgCACATCTAGAGATACGGTTTCACCTACTAAACCgtatatgtttcatcaaaattggtggacaataacatacttaaaagtgtaccacaaaaaaacgtgtggcctatttatatataagatgattgataaaggtatttatagacggcaatactgagtattaatatttgtcaaaaactcaagtatcataattaATTACATCGTCAAAACaatatttgtattagattttcaaaaaatacaaatgattttcggtcggtattgaaaatttgtttaaaacaattcaaaaactttttattttcatatgtatcgggtatgtatttataaaaacaaataaggcaaataaaaatgtcaagaaaatctatatctatataaatatataaatgtctttgcaagtttgtttgttggtttgtttgagcatcacgcctaaacggctgaaccgattttattgaaatttggaacgtagatagttccttactgggaagcgtcaataggatatatattttttattttactacgacaggggtagcgaagcgcaccgggtcaagctagtataaaataaaaatcaaattttcagaaaaatatcaacaaagaaataaaatatttgtaatactatcgtgtaaacaatgtCTGGTGCTATGACCAGTACGACACCTAAATAGCATTAtcagatattttagtttttatataatgctaattaatttctcatttaaacaGAATTGACATTTTTAAGATAACGAAAATCTATCCattgattcaaatttaaaaaaaaatattttttttattactaaaaaaaactaatataatTCACTGTTTTTTTTGAGactgaaaatatagaaaaacttatGGTATTATTTGTCAAAACCTATTTCGGGAATTTTGGCGactttagataaaaatattacaaatgaaaaaaattgcgaTTTTTGGCGAAATAGGACAAACATTTGGCGATGAAGGTAAAACAAATATGACAACCCGGTTCATGTGAGCAAATTTGCTTACTACACTGcttgcaaggcgaatttatacaaggtggagtcagtcaaacagctgataattttttttttcgttttttggttctaacaactgtcaaagcttgtttttatatttaaatatctacatattctaagcttattaacaaaatatttattgtttacataaataagtagagccctcactattcaattatctacactatattaagtttaaatacttatttgtttaatttttcattttggttttttgacatttgttaagaccaatcgttgtatttgtagaactgacaccaccttgtatgaattcacCTTGACTGCTTGCATCGAACTTATTTAATATGATAAGGCGGTTTGCGATAATATGgtttaaaagctttttgaaGAGCTTATGAGTAACTCCTTAAGGGCAATCAATGTTGCCATCAGCAAGATAGTTGTAAATTACACATCACTGATTcataaattacataaatatcAGAAGAAAAATGCCACaagttacaaatttttaaaaatatactgaCATTTCGTGGTCATGTGGGcgaatataatataattaattaacaataaattttcatataaaatgttaTTTCGTCCTActgtatatatacatacatagtaatAGATATTTCTCCATACTGAATAGTTATATCGGTAATGATGATATAGTTTCCCATCTTTTACCACAGATGtgactttaaaactaaaatctatTTCTATTTCACTATAGTACACACATGATTTGTAATTAGACATGAAATGGCAACACTGTTATTAGTTGTCAGTTTTTTTCTCTTGCTCTCTCTGTTCTCTCTTGCAAAATAAAACGCCATCTTTGCATTAACAGAAATTCTGAAACAGAAAACTCCAATTGGATACTTAAAATCAGTTGATTATTAGCGGTGGTTTGTAACGGTTGCTATAAACGTCTATAGTCGTTTCCGTAAAATCTccaaagaaaaacataaacaaaaaacactTGTTACGAACgtatgcaaaaaaattaaaaaagttgatGTATGTGAATGTgttttaaagaaagaaaaaaaattaccgtgttttttgttgttataagtAAAAACGGAAATacgaaaaacacaaaaaaagttatgagtgacaacaacaagaaaaaaatttacaatttagcattttaagctacaaaaaaaaaaaaaacagagcaAAGAGgaaatatcaatgaaaaaatagataataaattaagaaaataaaaaaaaatactgaaattgctaaaaataatttacaaaaacaaaaagttataaattgaaatacatacatacatataaaatcacaacaataaaaaacgcattttttaa belongs to Calliphora vicina chromosome 4, idCalVici1.1, whole genome shotgun sequence and includes:
- the LOC135957249 gene encoding uncharacterized protein LOC135957249, coding for MEVTNVKNKNDGMHLIVEICYSLPRLREVMKQSCLADKCDFLQNSEDVEEICKQFNNLLKNNELNLDEITSLFVAAGIIYFVNATPENFEWRSHLLQKTFQYVDTLSPMHLNLATQRIWDAFQTEGMEFVFNILTISHHISLASETGRAIAICLVWKLVCEITETTTDMCSFHEFSELIIMIDELDNETLQEEDNIRIVYVLVQSFGFLINAIVYGKNDDLKKAGYRNYFSYTQRELEKLKKYGEHLTSLLKINILGDNNFELKMTIIEYIKVNIIGILQEKISEMQTA